TTTTGGGTGGAGAATAACTAAATACAATCCAGATCATAGAAATGATAGAGGTAATTATTCAAAAGATGAATGGACTTCAATCTCAGATATTGGAAGCACTTATGATAATAAGCCATTAACCATTGAAAAATATAAAGAAACAGAAGATTTGTATGTAAGAGCAATTCTCACCTTTGTAGAATTTCTAAATATCCCATATTTACAAGTCAAAGAACTTTGGATGCAGGATGCAAACGATTATGAGCAAAGAAGTAACAACAGTAAGTATCAATCAATTTATTCAAGGGAATTAGTCGATGCTTTTTCCACAATTACAGAAGGAGAATTATTACAAAAGGATTCAATCGTACAAACTACTCGATTGATATTAAGAGAAAATATTTGGTGTAAGTATCAGTATCAAGCATTAATGTATGTACACTTTGGGTACGATTACTACATGTACATTGGAAGTTCACAACCCTGTAGCGGACTGATTCAAGGAATTGTCGCATCAGGATTGTTTGTAGAGCCTTTTGAATCGCCTTATCTTGACAATGAAGATGATGAATAAATAAAACATGGATTTCATTAAAAGTCAGGGGGCAATTTGTGGCTGATGTTGAAGCTATTATAACCTTTTTAGAATCGAAAGATGGCGGAAGAAGCAGAAATGTTTTCAATGGGTATCGCCCTAATCATTTAATAAAAGATGACTACTTAACTACTGGTGTGCATCATTATTACGATATGGAAGAAGTTGTTCTTGGGAAATCTGTTTATGGAACGATTACATTTATATCTCCTGAAGCATACCCACATTGTTTATGGGTTGGAAAAATAATTAATATCCAAGAAGGGTCTAGGATTGTTGGGTATGCCGAAATCACAAAAATCTTTAACGATCTTTTGATTAAAGAAATCGTTGAAGATTAATATTTATTGAATAAAAGAGAAGTTTTATATGATCTCGTCTCAGGAAAAAATTGTTGGCGTGGTAAATGAAAACCCTATTTCATGTGTGTAGTTGATTTATTGGATATTCATCCCAGATTGGAATGAAAAGAAAATTTTAACAGGGGGGGGTAAAATAGAAAATGAAAATAGTATTTTGGGCATTCAGATTTATTCTTACTAAGTACATACAATGGTCTGAAAAAAACATTAAACTATTATTCATATTAGCAATAATCTTCGCATTTATTAATATCTTTGTATCTTTTGTTATTGCATACCTATTGATAATTAGTATTCTTTTGGAAATTATTTTTTTCAAGCTTAATGATTATATATCTATAAACAGATTTACTGGTACTTTAAATATGCGATCTGATATTGATGTTCATAAACTAGAAAGGACTCGTAAGCTTTTCAATAAGAATAGAGCTGAATTCCTTTCACTAATGTTTGAGGATGGAATCAAGGATATTAAAAATTATTCTAAGTTTAAAATCCCCTGTTAATTTTTCATTAAAGCGATTAAAGTAACAACCAATTAAGCTATTTATAAAATAATGTTAAATAAATATGGATCAAAAAGAAAAAGAAATTCCAGAAAAGTTAATGTTTCTGAGATGGAAAATGATTTTTGGTATTTTATTTAACCCAAAGAAAAATTCGCTATTATTAGGTCATTTAATGAGGCCGACACATTATTACAAAATTAAGATAGATTTAATTGATATTATTTAACTAATAGACAATAAAACAACAATTTAAATGAGAGTTAGGTGTCTTGATGTTAAAGGTTATGTTTATGGCTCCAAATGGAGAAACATTATATAGCCGCGACATGTCACTAGAACAACTCTATGCACTCAAATTCGTGGAATCAATCGATGTAGAGTGAATCATATACTATCTCAGACATGGACTATAACGTTAATATAGAAGAGCTGTATGTATGGCTCAAATGAGTTATTTATTAAAAATTCAAAGGAGACAACATGAGAACTGAAAATCAAGTAAAGGCCAAATTAATCCAACTGCGAGAGTTACAGAAGCTAAATGATACTGAGGAAATCAGAATACAAATTGAAATGCTGGAATGGATTATAAATCAACCGACTGAAAGTTATCACTGTAAGTCGTAATAAAACATATATTTCAATGAAATTAATGTGGGAGATGTGTATTAATGAACAACAATGATTCAAGATCCCTATTCGAAAAGCAGATAGAGGCGTTAGAGAATTCAAATTGGAAGATTGAATTCAACTCAGATACTTTAGTTGCCAAGATTGTGGATGAGCGTGGTATCGAAATTGATATTGCTACTTTAGGGTTTCTCCTTGGGCAATTAGAAGAATATGGGAAGTTGAAAATTGAACAGAAATATGGGGAAAGAAGAAAAACTCCAATAGACGAATTTACAAAAAAGAGAATCGGTGTCTTGGATTATGTGCTTATAGAAGATGAACATACTGAATCATTTAGAAAAATATTCGAAGCTTTTCATGATCAAAATGAGCTTTTTAACTTAGAATCATTTTATGTTTCTAAGAAGAATGGATTGATTCATGAGGAATTTAATGCATATCTTCCGGTTGATGAGGCAGAGAAATTGTTGGAGCCTTTGCAAAATTTCGTCGATAAGTATAAAAAAGATGATAGTGAATGATAAAATAATTTCTTTTAATGCTGGAGTGAATCGAATGGTTATGATTAAGTTCCTATAATTTGCGATGATACTGGTGAAACTTTCATGTCATATAAAGCATACTTAACCAGTGAGCATTGGAAAGACGTCCGAAGAAGGTACGCGGCTTCAAAATTTAAGAATGAGTGTAATGTATGTAAGTCCAAATTCAAATTAAATCTGCACCATAAATCTTATAAGCGAGTCGGAAACGAACGACTAAACGATCTTATTTACTTGTGCGAAAGCTGTCATCATACTGCTCACGATCTACTCAAAGGTGACAACAGTCAAAAGGTTAATCTATGGAATATAAACAGAAGGATGAGAAAAAGAAAAGACGCACCAACTTCTAAATATTCGATAAACAATCCAAACAACAAAAAGCAATAAAACAAGCCTTTCATTGCTACTAATTGCAGCATGTGTTTAGCTATTTCATAATCAATTTTCGACTACAATATTTTATGATATTATGCTCTCAAAGGAGCTGAGTATCATATGGATAAAAAGAGCTATAAAGATTTTCTAATTCAACAATCAAGTATCACAAGCAAGAAAAAAGCTGTAAACAGTAGGACTTCAAAGGCCAATAGAATTGAGCGTAGATTTAATATTAATTTAGATCTGTTCGTTTCAAATGACTTTGCAACATACGTATTACTAAAAATATTGAAAACTGATGATCGTCGCGGCACAAATCAAAATGCTGTTAGGAAGTATTATTTATATAAATACGGAAAGAAATTTCCTAGTCTAAAGGATTTTGAAAAACGCAATATTGCGAAATTATCTAAGTAATAAAACGAGTCTTTTATTTGTTTTGAGTTTGTACTAATCTTTATATAAAATTGAAACCATTATATTCCTTTCACGGTCTCAACACATGTGGAGTGCGTGGTAAGGATATATAGAAATGCTTAGTAGTATAGCATTGTATAGATGGTAACCCTCCTGATAGTTAAGAGGGTTATTTTTTATGAAAAAAATTAGTGTAAATTTTATTGAATTCGACTCTATACGACAAAGCTAACAATTGTTATGGGGAACATTTGTGCGCTATAGTGGAACATGTTGGGATTAAATATCGAAAGGGGTCATAACATGACTTGGAAATGGAGAAAGAGAGTATGTAGTTTAGTGTTAGGTTCATTATTAATTGGATTAATACCGTTTGGAGGTGTAGTTGCATTGTCCAGCGCGGGGATTGCTGCCACTGCAAATTTGGAGACTCTAGGCCAGTCTACAAGGCCAATCGGCGAAGTTGCGGCATTGACGCAACCAGCTTCAAATGCTCTCCTGAGTACAAGCGATATTTCAACTTTTAACGGCAAAAATATTCCAACTAGTTATTCCAACTCTAGTGGTCAGAGTCTTTTACCGAACGGAAACATTTTACTCACAGTAACAGATGATCAGTTTGGAGCAAGTGTATTTTTATATGATGTAAAATCTGACATATGGACAGCTAAATCGAGACTAAGCTCATCCAGCCGAGGACAAAGTACATTGCTTGATGGTCGAGTAATGGTGACAGGAAGAAAAGTAAGTGGCAATGTGGTATCCTTCTACAATTACTTAAATGATACATGGACAAGCGGTGCTTCTATGGCTAATAACTTATCGGGTTCATATGCTCAAAGCACTTTAAAAGACGGAAGAGTCATGGTTACAGGAGGTGAAACGTTTAGTAGTTCAGACAGAATAGATGTGAGCAAAGACTGTCAAATTTACAATCCCGCAACAAACTCATGGATACAAGTTGCTCCCTTGCCAGTAGCGCTGTTCATGCATTCTCAGGTTACGTTGAATGATGGGAGAGTGATAGTAACGGGTGGGATTGAAGCTAGTATGTGGGGCAGTATTGATATTAGCAATTCTCCACTCCCGGCTCCAAAGCCATCTTCGTATGTGTATGATCCTGATACGAATCATTGGACAACAGTTGCACCGATGCCAACAGGGCTGCGAGGCCATCAATTAAGTACACTTCGTAACGGAAAAGTATTATTGACCGGTGGGGGCTCGGGAAACATAAATTCAACAGCATATCTTTATGATCCTATTCAAAACTCATGGAGTATGTTAACAACCAATATGCCGCCAAGGGAGAGACACTCTCAAAGTATCTTATCAGATGGACGTGTGATCATTACAGGGGGATTTGATGGTTTGAAAAATGATGTAACAACAAAAATTTATACAATTAATTCTGCCGATTTCGAAGTTATTGCACCGACTACACCGTCTAATTTGTCATCTCCAAGTAAGACAAATACAACAATCAATTTGAACTGGATAGCATCGACAGACAACATAGCAGTTACAGGATATGATATTTATAACGGCTCGACTTTAGTGGGATCTACAACTGGAACAACTAGCTATATGGTTTCAAATTTAATTGCGGGGACGTTTTACACTTTTACTGTCAAAGCCAGGGATGCAGCGGGGAACGTTTCTGCTGCGAGTAATGCATTAACTATATCTACTTACTTACCTTTATGCTTCTTAGATTATCCAAGTAGCTCCAGTACAAGTAAATTGAGTGGAATCGTAAATGTTTCGGGTTGGGTTCTAGATAATAACGGAGTAGAAAAAGTTGATATCATTGTGGATGGTATCTTGATGGGACAAGCCATATATGGAGATACTCGTGATGATATTTATAGTACTTATCCAGCGTATAACAATCATTATGCAGGATTTCATTATAGCTTGGATACGACAAGTTTAAACGAGGGGAACCATGTGATTTCAATAAGATCCACAGCGAGAAACGGTGTGCAAACTCCAGTTTGGAGTGGAACAAATTTTGTGATTGGAAACCTTGATAAACGTGTAAATGCATACGATCAGAACGGTCAATTGAAACGAACGGATTTTCCTTCAGGGAAATCAATTGAATTTCAATATGACAGTAACGGGAACTTAATTAAAAAAATTATACATTAGAAACTTGAATACCTGTTTTCAAATATTCAGCATTGAAAGGAACCGATATGAAAAAACTGACCGTCTACGCACTCATTTTTAGCCTACTTGTTTTATTCTTTGTTCCCGTTACAACGAGTGCTGCAAGCTCAAACACTAACGATGGAATAGTTAATCCGATCACTGACATTTCTACTTTTCAAGAGAACGACATCCTAACGATTCCTTGGTTAAGCCAACAATACGGCGTAACAGAACTGCAAATCATCGACGAATTAAATAAAGGCTATTCCTTAAAGGAAGTATATCGAGCGCTACAGATCGGTAATTCGTCTGAACAATCAATGGAAGATCGTTTGGACAGCCTCAATCCGGCTATTCGGAAAGCTGCTAAATTAGCGAAACAACCAAATGCAGCGCTGCCAACTGTCACCGCTGCCACCTATAGTAGTGTGACGAACTCCACCTATGATACCGTAACGAACTCCATTTATTCGCCAATTCAACGACAACTGATGAGCAGTTCAATCAATGATCCCTTAAGTTATGACGAATTAGCCGTAAAGCGCTTGAACACCCAAGTGGATATTGCGCCGTATTCCATCGCAACAGGACATGAGAATGTGTCAACCATCAGCGGCGGTCTTCAATTAGAGAATGTGGATTTGACGCTTCCGGGAAGAAACGGCATGTCATTCGGATTGAAGCGAATCTACGATAGCTCGACTGCCAGTTCCTTCGATAAGAAAGCCGTGGGCACGCGTTTCAAAAGAGTGATCTATGCGCCTGAGATGGAAATATCCATTAAAATGTGGCAAAAGACGGCATATGGCATGAATGGCATGGGTCCGGATATCTGGACAAAGGTGGGGACGAACCAATCCTTCAATTCTACCTACAATTACTTTATCTGGTGGGATCACGGGATATCGTACAGATACGATAATCCATTCTCTGAATACATAACAGAGTATGGAGATGATGTGGCGAGAAAGAGACTGGAAGAAAAGTACGCTGCGTTCTACTACCAAGGAAAGTCCATATTGATCGATCGTTTTTCCATTGATGGTGTCGTTTTTGAAGCAGAGTTGTTTCCTACAGGTCGAGTTTTTCAAGTAGGTTCGTGGGTAGCAGACTTAGGACCAGGCTACTACAATAAAGCTGTAGCCTCGAGTATGGCGGCCAGATTTCCAATAGGAACTGGCTGGAGATGGGATCTGCCGTATATAGAAGAAAAAGACAACAAAAAATTTATCCACCTATTTGGCGGTTCCGCCTATGAGCTTGAGAGTGATTTGCGTCTGAAAGGTTATCCATGGAAAGGCCTTACACTGCAAAATGATTCTTCTATCCGAGTGAATAATGTAGCTTCGGCCTATGCATTGACAACAGCCGATGGTGGGAAGCAGTACTTTGCAAGTAACGGAAGGCTAATTCAGATCAACGATGCATATGTGGACAATAAATTACAATTTGAATACGGTGCTACCAATGGTTACGGTGAGCAATTGTTCAAGATCAAAGACGTTTTAGGGAATGAAATCAACATCAACTATGACAATACGCGTAATGAAGTAGTCCTTACTTCAGGTGACCGCAGCGTCAAGTATCAGAAGACGAAAGACGAATTCGGACGCATGGATTTATTGTCCGCAGTGACGGATAGCGGTGGTAGAACAACGCAGTATATTTATAAGACAGAGTCGGCACCATTTGATTTAGTCAATTCTCCATTTCCTATTGGTGAGAATCAAGTCGCTTTGCTGAAGCAAGTCTTTCACCCAACCAAGGCACGTTCTGAATACACCTATGAATCATTTAATCGAAAGTTAGGGTATAAGGCATGGGAAACCGCGTATCGAGTGAAAGCAAGAGAAGATGTGGTGGATTATTCGAATGGAAATCCGTCTGCAACGTCCAATCGGGTTGATTTTGAGTATCCAATTGACGGTGGGGCCAACCAGCAACTTACATTTGATTTTTCTACGATTGTGAAGGATGGTTTGAAGAAAACGACCTATTCGTATACGAAACAATATATCGACGATAACACACCAGAAGTCTATTACAATAATGAGATCACGCAGGAAGCAGGAGCAGGAGCAGATAAACGCACGACCAAACAACTCTTTGACGAAAACAGAAAGCAGATTGCTGTACCTAAAGAGATTACAACGACAGTTACCAGCGGAACCTCTACCTCACAGCCTGTGAAAATCAAACAAACGTACGATGATTACGGCAACCTGCTGACGGAAACGAATCCACTGAATGAGAGTATCGTGACGACGTATACGTATATCGATAAAACCAACTGGTTAAAGTCCATCCAGCAGCCTGTGGATCCATCACGCTCCAAATTCATAGAAATAGAACGCAATGATAAAGGAAGCGTAACGAAGCAAACGGTCAAAGAGAATAATGCTGGCGGGAAGTTATACGCCCAAGTCAACTATGATCAATATGACACCTT
Above is a genomic segment from Paenibacillus sp. HWE-109 containing:
- a CDS encoding Kelch repeat-containing protein, with the translated sequence MTWKWRKRVCSLVLGSLLIGLIPFGGVVALSSAGIAATANLETLGQSTRPIGEVAALTQPASNALLSTSDISTFNGKNIPTSYSNSSGQSLLPNGNILLTVTDDQFGASVFLYDVKSDIWTAKSRLSSSSRGQSTLLDGRVMVTGRKVSGNVVSFYNYLNDTWTSGASMANNLSGSYAQSTLKDGRVMVTGGETFSSSDRIDVSKDCQIYNPATNSWIQVAPLPVALFMHSQVTLNDGRVIVTGGIEASMWGSIDISNSPLPAPKPSSYVYDPDTNHWTTVAPMPTGLRGHQLSTLRNGKVLLTGGGSGNINSTAYLYDPIQNSWSMLTTNMPPRERHSQSILSDGRVIITGGFDGLKNDVTTKIYTINSADFEVIAPTTPSNLSSPSKTNTTINLNWIASTDNIAVTGYDIYNGSTLVGSTTGTTSYMVSNLIAGTFYTFTVKARDAAGNVSAASNALTISTYLPLCFLDYPSSSSTSKLSGIVNVSGWVLDNNGVEKVDIIVDGILMGQAIYGDTRDDIYSTYPAYNNHYAGFHYSLDTTSLNEGNHVISIRSTARNGVQTPVWSGTNFVIGNLDKRVNAYDQNGQLKRTDFPSGKSIEFQYDSNGNLIKKIIH
- a CDS encoding RHS repeat-associated core domain-containing protein, which codes for MKKLTVYALIFSLLVLFFVPVTTSAASSNTNDGIVNPITDISTFQENDILTIPWLSQQYGVTELQIIDELNKGYSLKEVYRALQIGNSSEQSMEDRLDSLNPAIRKAAKLAKQPNAALPTVTAATYSSVTNSTYDTVTNSIYSPIQRQLMSSSINDPLSYDELAVKRLNTQVDIAPYSIATGHENVSTISGGLQLENVDLTLPGRNGMSFGLKRIYDSSTASSFDKKAVGTRFKRVIYAPEMEISIKMWQKTAYGMNGMGPDIWTKVGTNQSFNSTYNYFIWWDHGISYRYDNPFSEYITEYGDDVARKRLEEKYAAFYYQGKSILIDRFSIDGVVFEAELFPTGRVFQVGSWVADLGPGYYNKAVASSMAARFPIGTGWRWDLPYIEEKDNKKFIHLFGGSAYELESDLRLKGYPWKGLTLQNDSSIRVNNVASAYALTTADGGKQYFASNGRLIQINDAYVDNKLQFEYGATNGYGEQLFKIKDVLGNEININYDNTRNEVVLTSGDRSVKYQKTKDEFGRMDLLSAVTDSGGRTTQYIYKTESAPFDLVNSPFPIGENQVALLKQVFHPTKARSEYTYESFNRKLGYKAWETAYRVKAREDVVDYSNGNPSATSNRVDFEYPIDGGANQQLTFDFSTIVKDGLKKTTYSYTKQYIDDNTPEVYYNNEITQEAGAGADKRTTKQLFDENRKQIAVPKEITTTVTSGTSTSQPVKIKQTYDDYGNLLTETNPLNESIVTTYTYIDKTNWLKSIQQPVDPSRSKFIEIERNDKGSVTKQTVKENNAGGKLYAQVNYDQYDTFGNAKTVTIKDDNRNIVMTREFDPQYQSAFLTKQSITVLDAESKSSTVSQTMTYNAATGQMTSYTDGRQGIMRYAYDKLGRLTQATFPDLEFITHEYNDTNNQITSTDQTKVKTVTKWNPFGLKDYTQVVGAGTGKQSFQYDAYSRLWKSQDARGNTTEYQYDPWSRVKQVIYPDTSESVDYDDINRTKTAKDGEQNRVRESYDLVGRSTEVVRLNVVNNVVQIIPVSSVLKYDYVGHALEATDADPAHLTKYAYDVLGRLTSVEDANKNTTGYAYSLANQLTEVQYPDGNKVQKQYDEMGRLIKKIDPAGQMDKYYYDGNSNLVKQIDRKGQTLEYQYNSRDDLTKSISLNETIGYDYDAAGRRLWMQDGTGKTVYTYVPATSLLDTMTYADGRTMKITYGSEGLGNRVAMIDPFGLNTAYSYDTRNRLSGVGEALNNWEASYTYKKNGLADITTLKNGISTSYTFDGAKLTDLVQKKNSGANVNTFAYGYDNNSNQTSKTENGVANSYTYDKLNRIDTSTQFQEKYTYDNRGNRQTLQSSQTPNLAGASYEYDDRNRLTKVTTDDGKVVAYKYNGDGLLYQRTENGQTTRYYYDGANLIAEGIVAANGTATMKARYIRGNGLATRVDANGNKAYYQVNGHGDVVGLTDASGNTLNTYTYDMWGNPLTTQETVSQPFRYSGEMTDSTTGLQYLRARWYDPSMGRFINER